Proteins from a single region of Melanotaenia boesemani isolate fMelBoe1 chromosome 3, fMelBoe1.pri, whole genome shotgun sequence:
- the b3galt6 gene encoding beta-1,3-galactosyltransferase 6, whose translation MNLFRLVCRHKTALVIGTVCSFAVVLVFLAKCTSETLKQGQWDPPGFAPHSNSLQSRPEQHNPPSTSKDLSAFLVILITTGPKYTERRSIIRSTWLSKRDTDVLALFVVGTHSLSNEDLQNLNTEQGRHKDLLLLPELQDSYENLTLKLLHMYSWLDQNVDFKFVLKADDDTFARLDLIKEELKGKEPSRLYWGFFSGRGRVKTAGKWRESSWELCDYYLPYALGGGYILSADLVHYVHLNTGYLKTWQSEDVSLGAWLAPVDVRRTHDPRFDTEYKSRGCNNKYLVTHKQSLEDMLEKHQTLQRDGRLCKEEVKLRLSYVYDWSVPPSQCCQRKDGIP comes from the coding sequence ATGAATCTGTTCCGTCTGGTGTGCCGCCACAAGACAGCTCTGGTCATTGGGACAGTTTGCAGCTTCGCTGTAGTACTTGTCTTCTTGGCCAAATGTACATCAGAAACCCTGAAACAGGGTCAATGGGATCCTCCAGGTTTTGCCCCTCACAGTAATTCTTTGCAGTCTCGTCCAGAGCAGCACAATCCCCCCTCCACATCCAAAGACTTGTCAGCATTCCTCGTGATCCTCATTACAACGGGACCCAAATACACAGAACGCAGGAGTATTATCCGCAGTACCTGGCTTTCTAAGCGGGATACAGATGTTCTGGCCTTGTTTGTGGTTGGAACTCACAGCCTTTCAAACGAAGACCTTCAGAATCTGAACACAGAGCAAGGACGGCACAAGGACTTGCTTTTACTTCCTGAATTGCAAGATTCTTATGAGAACTTAACACTGAAGCTGCTGCACATGTACTCCTGGCTGGACCAGAACGTGGACTTCAAGTTTGTCCTGAAAGCAGACGATGACACATTTGCTCGCTTAGACCTCATTAAAGAGGAGCTAAAGGGGAAGGAACCCAGTCGTTTGTACTGGGGCTTCTTCTCAGGGAGAGGTCGAGTAAAAACAGCTGGGAAGTGGCGTGAAAGTTCTTGGGAGCTCTGTGACTACTACCTACCCTATGCGCTGGGTGGTGGCTACATTCTTTCAGCTGACCTGGTACATTATGTGCATCTAAATACAGGATACTTAAAGACATGGCAGAGTGAGGATGTGTCCCTGGGCGCCTGGCTGGCACCAGTAGATGTTCGGCGGACACATGATCCACGCTTTGACACAGAGTATAAATCACGTGGCTGCAACAACAAATACTTGGTGACACATAAACAGAGCCTGGAGGACATGTTGGAAAAACATCAGACTCTGCAGCGTGACGGGAGGCTCTGCAAGGAAGAGGTCAAGCTGCGGTTGTCTTATGTGTATGACTGGAGTGTGCCACCCTCACAGTGCTGCCAAAGAAAAGACGGGATCCCATAA